One region of Romeriopsis navalis LEGE 11480 genomic DNA includes:
- a CDS encoding response regulator codes for MLQLLLVDDQTLIRRGLKAVLKPEPDLTVLGEAGNGLEALAWLRSTDQMPDVILMDVRMPEMDGVSATQAIAAEFPTVKILILTTFDDTEYVMQALQNGASGYLLKDTPAEELVQAIQLVQKGYTQLAPGLAQKLMVAPPPSPVALDPPSFAAENDVSLAELTPREQEILQLIATGSSNREIAQQLYISEKTVKNHITNLLGRLGLRDRTQAAVWWHTRQTQL; via the coding sequence ATGCTGCAACTACTATTGGTCGATGACCAAACCTTAATTCGCCGGGGGCTGAAAGCTGTCTTAAAGCCTGAGCCCGATTTAACGGTGCTGGGGGAAGCGGGTAATGGCCTTGAGGCATTAGCTTGGCTGCGATCGACGGATCAAATGCCGGATGTGATTTTGATGGATGTGCGGATGCCGGAGATGGATGGAGTGTCTGCGACTCAGGCGATCGCCGCCGAATTTCCCACGGTCAAAATTTTGATTCTCACAACCTTTGATGATACGGAATACGTGATGCAGGCCCTGCAAAATGGGGCATCGGGTTATTTGCTCAAAGATACCCCTGCAGAGGAACTCGTGCAGGCGATTCAATTAGTCCAGAAAGGATATACCCAATTGGCCCCGGGGTTGGCTCAGAAGCTTATGGTGGCCCCACCACCGTCGCCAGTTGCGCTGGACCCGCCGAGCTTTGCGGCGGAAAATGATGTGAGTCTGGCCGAATTAACCCCCCGAGAGCAGGAAATCCTGCAACTGATTGCAACAGGCTCCAGCAATCGCGAAATCGCGCAGCAACTTTATATTTCGGAAAAGACAGTCAAAAATCACATCACGAACCTGCTGGGCCGCTTGGGACTGCGCGATCGCACCCAAGCCGCAGTGTGGTGGCACACCCGTCAAACCCAGCTCTAG
- the metK gene encoding methionine adenosyltransferase: MSRRYFFTSESVTEGHPDKVCDQISDTILDAVLAQDPKSRVAAEVVVNTGLVLITGEITTHAQIDFIDLARRKIAEIGYTMADNGFSSDSCSVLVALDKQSPDIAQGVDSAQETREQLSSEELDKIGAGDQGIMFGFACNETPELMPLPISLANRISRKLAAVRKTGQVKNLRPDGKTQVTVLYDGDKPIGIDTVLISTQHDAEASQDVLKEELWKNVVEPCFADIELKPDDQTKFLMNPTGKFVIGGPQGDAGLTGRKIIVDTYGGYSRHGGGAFSGKDPTKVDRSAAYAARHVAKNIVAAGLADKCEVQLSYAIGVARPCSLLVETFGTGKIDEEKITDLVSQHFELRPAGIIQNFGLQTVTADRGGRFYQDVAAYGHFGRNDLDLPWEQTDKAEALKSAAASLMATA, translated from the coding sequence TTGTCTCGTCGTTATTTCTTTACGTCTGAGTCTGTGACGGAAGGGCATCCCGACAAAGTCTGTGACCAGATCTCTGACACGATTTTGGACGCAGTTTTAGCTCAGGATCCCAAGAGCCGTGTCGCGGCTGAAGTGGTCGTAAACACCGGGTTGGTGCTGATCACGGGTGAAATTACCACCCACGCACAGATTGACTTTATTGATTTGGCCCGCCGCAAGATTGCGGAAATTGGCTATACGATGGCTGATAACGGGTTCTCCTCGGATAGTTGTTCTGTGCTTGTGGCCTTGGATAAGCAATCGCCGGATATTGCTCAGGGCGTTGATTCGGCACAGGAAACACGGGAGCAGTTAAGCTCCGAGGAACTGGATAAAATTGGTGCCGGTGACCAAGGCATCATGTTTGGCTTTGCCTGCAACGAGACACCTGAATTGATGCCGTTGCCCATTAGCTTGGCCAACCGGATTTCCCGCAAGCTGGCGGCAGTGCGTAAGACTGGCCAAGTCAAGAACTTGCGTCCCGATGGTAAGACGCAGGTGACGGTTTTGTACGATGGGGACAAGCCGATCGGGATTGATACGGTCTTGATCTCAACGCAGCATGATGCGGAAGCTTCCCAAGATGTGCTCAAAGAAGAGCTGTGGAAGAATGTTGTTGAGCCTTGCTTTGCGGACATCGAACTCAAGCCGGATGATCAGACGAAGTTCTTGATGAATCCGACTGGTAAGTTCGTCATCGGTGGTCCTCAAGGTGATGCTGGTTTGACGGGTCGCAAGATCATTGTCGACACCTACGGTGGCTATTCCCGTCATGGCGGTGGCGCATTCTCTGGTAAGGATCCCACAAAGGTTGACCGTTCGGCTGCTTATGCCGCTCGTCACGTTGCGAAAAATATCGTCGCGGCTGGTTTAGCGGATAAATGTGAAGTCCAGCTCAGCTATGCGATCGGTGTCGCACGTCCTTGTAGTCTGTTGGTCGAAACCTTCGGCACTGGCAAAATCGACGAAGAGAAGATCACGGATTTGGTGAGCCAGCACTTTGAGTTGCGCCCCGCTGGGATTATCCAAAACTTCGGTTTGCAGACTGTAACGGCTGATCGCGGTGGTCG